The Lycium ferocissimum isolate CSIRO_LF1 chromosome 10, AGI_CSIRO_Lferr_CH_V1, whole genome shotgun sequence genome window below encodes:
- the LOC132034325 gene encoding cysteine-tryptophan domain-containing zinc finger protein 3-like isoform X1 → MSWGNKRAQMMEEHELEEGEAPCYYKDDDDTNIDPDIDSYIDEKLQSVLGHFRKDFEGGVFAENLGAKFGGYGSFLPTYQRSPTILSQPRTPQISQNQGASRSPNHLASEGPPQNSMAVSDPPPTRRNGTAGSARQDSCFSAQESNKFPAKHEVSMIKSLNPTDQRTLKLRIRVGSDKTAQKTTALHTSLGLISPSSSMENSPTESGEMLSKFQEIHSDSPSNILQTMTSFPVAGSVLLSPLHEKLLTLSRNEKCFVDNEHVAAAKDTNPQSVMSANGSTSRLEYGDVLIRKKTKSVGKSEYAEELNSEVRNDTISLFLQNLGTESLENRHCFSNDLNQRVLPDLVCDTHESVKVAGGAPEAVEDSEKDVPMKKREIKRLKDQLFGSDLDKDDSLESSSDLSGDKYDHQEVRSRSVELQFKSIQKNASFDSKEGGRSKCSRSVPSFRADSDVSESERDSSGAVSLRKKVVMKAASHKPDQPRMPHTEKQSSEGKKKLIEHQPGLKPAADVAEARGVSVTLKNKKSSKKDVRVAHVYDAQLEKPTNQLDSLSRPPGDKLKKSKLEACKGQQSSSAKSRQVQSKKVDSHVACVAPTKDPSAVDIKDAKELASEAEPPVAPVVIEEDWVACDKCETWRLLPYGTKPEHLPERWMCSMLYWLPGMNRCDISEGETTRALHALYQMPLPDNLNRLQNHAGRSAAGVVPADMHGLGSNSQNAGFDYMVNGGKKKHKLRETPNTSSNHGPLLTANSNLQHELVKRRNLKNVNQPVAESNSISKSNAQIPLKSSDVLGKHLNKPKERMANGDEKPKKKAKRESDQYDHRDLKKLKIKSDQAFVATREVVTGIQDYHESGNLKETKPELTERLQILEKKHGNRAQDSRNSGSIDVKTNIGREISVKKRKLRDQDYLMNSQSNDNHLGDSDGNAIVREVSGESGSRKQKKPKAFQSEKKESSTSRGEEKSRTRGTATRIVLTGTRDFPIDRSVEREHQTKKYRVKVQSRLTMEDIDSLKKDLGSEQLSTAATSSSSKVSDSRKRRANHQAKGSPVGSVSSSPMRMFITSKASHARMESSGKDDAKLEDIGNSHMGNSTVDVLEECSPYMTEKHAAYCSDGKGRVSKKHVSMPNEHKSAKDSTLQFKENAGFNTQSVEEKISDQLGTKEVLNSKIDHNYLDSSTKSFKTNQKVSKKDPTHCSDTRREHRLKHDGVGSTTKLNSVCDMEGKVLTKQKPPQEIDARIATNGRSTQTESRDRRSQVGAHAEDKLGTSVIKSKPASSSQKGSLKDVGTANTSVSARVSTMLKDPGIGVCQNVSHNSMGHLEPDHCVVQEPSAPTPSKRETSCQTASTVLREAEDLRDVADRLKNSGFHAEYNEAYFQAALKFLQGASLLESSNGESGKSGEMNQIQIYSITAKLCETCALEYEKRGEAATAALAYKCMEVAYMRVVYCKNMSSSRIWHDLQASLQVPHQGESPSSSASDVDNTNNQTVAEKTALSRGCSSLAGNHVIAPRNRPSFVRLLDFTKDVNSAMEASRKAQNAFAAATNLEEAENKDAIISVKRVIEFSFQDVEELIRLVKQAIEAINNNGFGGGRG, encoded by the exons ATGAGTTGGGGAAATAAGCGGGCTCAGATGATGGAAGAACATGAGCTTGAAGAAGGGGAAGCACCTTGTTATTacaaggatgatgatgatacaaACATTGACCCTGATATTGACTCTTACATT GATGAGAAGCTTCAAAGTGTTTTGGGTCATTTTCGGAAAGATTTTGAAGGAGGTGTTTTTGCTGAGAATTTGG GGGCAAAATTTGGTGGATATGGTTCGTTTTTACCTACTTATCAGCGCTCCCCTACAATTCTATCTCAGCCAAGAACTCCACAGATATCTCAAAATCAAGGCGCATCAAGATCGCCCAACCATTTGGCCTCCGAG GGGCCTCCTCAGAACTCTATGGCTGTGTCTGATCCTCCTCCAACTCGGAGGAATGGTACAGCTGGTTCTGCTAGACAAGATTCATGCTTTTCGGCCCAAGAATCTAATAAGTTCCCTGCAAAACATGAAGTTTCTATGATTAAGTCACTTAATCCAACTGATCAGAGAACACTCAAACTCCGGATTAGAGTTGGTTCTGATAAGACAGCTCAGAAGACTACTGCTTTACACACTAGTCTTGGGCTTATCTCTCCCTCTTCATCGATGGAAAATAGTCCTACTGAGAGTGGTGAGATGTTGtccaagtttcaagaaattCACAGTGATTCTCCATCCAACATCCTTCAG ACAATGACTTCTTTCCCAGTTGCTGGAAGCGTGCTGCTTTCACCTCTTCATGAGAAGTTATTGACTTtgtcaagaaatgaaaaatgtttCGTAGACAATGAGCATGTGGCTGCTGCAAAGGATACTAACCCTCAATCTGTCATGTCTGCCAATGGTTCAACTTCCAGGCTGGAATATGGGGATGTCTTGATCAGGAAGAAAACTAAATCAGTTGGTAAAAGTGAATATGCCGAGGAACTGAATTCAGAGGTCAGAAATGACACGATCTCCTTGTTTCTGCAAAACTTGGGAACTGAGAGCTTGGAAAACAGGCACTGCTTCTCAAATGACCTTAATCAGAGAGTCCTGCCTGATTTAGTATGTGATACTCATGAATCAGTGAAAGTTGCTGGTGGGGCACCTGAAGCTGTAGAAGACTCAGAGAAGGATGTTCCTATGAAGAAAAGGGAGATCAAACGACTTAAAGATCAATTGTTTGGTAGTGATTTGGATAAGGATGACTCGTTGGAATCTTCATCTGACCTAAGCGGTGACAAATATGATCACCAGGAAGTAAGAAGTAGATCAGTGGAACTCCAGTTTAAAAGCATTCAGAAAAATGCTTCTTTTGATAGCAAGGAAGGTGGCAGGAGCAAATGCAGCAGATCAGTTCCTTCATTTAGAGCTGATTCTGATGTATCCGAGAGTGAGAGGGATTCTAGTGGGGCTGTCTCTCTGCGAAAGAAAGTTGTTATGAAAGCTGCAAGCCATAAACCTGACCAACCTAGGATGCCTCACACAGAGAAGCAATCATCTGAAggcaaaaagaaattaatagaACATCAACCTGGTTTGAAGCCAGCTGCAGATGTGGCAGAGGCAAGAGGGGTTTCTGTTACTCTCAAGAACAAGAAGAGTTCTAAGAAGGATGTCCGCGTGGCTCATGTATATGATGCACAGTTAGAAAAACCCACAAATCAACTGGATTCTCTGAGTAGACCTCCAGGTGATAAGTTGAAGAAATCTAAACTGGAGGCATGTAAAGGACAACAGTCATCTTCTGCTAAATCAAGACAGGTGCAAAGCAAAAAAGTTGATAGTCATGTGGCATGTGTGGCCCCTACGAAGGATCCTTCAGCCGTGGACATAAAGGATGCGAAGGAGCTGGCATCTGAAGCTGAGCCACCAGTTGCTCCTGTTGTTATCGAAGAAGATTGGGTTGCCTGTGATAAATGTGAGACGTGGCGTCTTCTTCCATATGGTACAAAACCCGAGCATTTGCCTGAGAGGTGGATGTGCAGTATGTTATACTGGCT GCCTGGAATGAACCGTTGTGACATTAGTGAGGGGGAGACGACAAGAGCTCTGCATGCCTTGTACCAAATGCCCCTTCCTGATAACCTCAATAGGCTTCAAAATCATGCTGGTAGAAGTGCGGCTGGAGTAGTTCCAGCTGATATGCATGGGCTCGGCAGTAACAGTCAGAATGCGGGTTTTGATTACATGGTTAATGGAGGAAAGAAGAAACATAAATTAAGAGAGACACCAAATACAAGCAGCAATCATGGTCCATTGTTGACCGCAAACTCAAACTTGCAACATGAACTggtcaaaagaagaaatttgaagaatgtgaACCAACCTGTTGCTGAATCAAATTCAATTAGCAAATCCAATGCACAGATTCCCCTTAAGTCGTCTGATGTCCTTGGCAAACATCTGAACAAGCCGAAGGAGCGCATGGCTAATG GTGATGAAAAGCCAAAAAAGAAAGCCAAAAGGGAGTCCGATCAATATGATCACAGGGatctgaaaaaattaaaaatcaaaagtgaCCAAGCTTTTGTGGCAACTCGAGAAGTTGTGACCGGTATCCAGGACTACCATGAAAGTGGTAATTTGAAGGAGACAAAGCCTGAGCTGACAGAAAGGTTACAAATTTTGGAAAAGAAGCATGGCAATCGAGCCCAGGATTCAAGGAATAGTGGCTCGATTGACGTAAAAACCAATATTGGAAGAGAAATTTctgtaaagaaaagaaaattgaggGATCAAGACTATTTAATGAATTCACAAAGTAATGATAATCACTTGGGTGACAGTGATGGCAATGCAATTGTGAGGGAGGTTAGTGGTGAGAGTGGTTCCAGAAAGCAGAAGAAACCCAAGGCGTTCCAGTCTGAAAAAAAAGAGTCCAGTACAAGCAGGGGtgaagagaaatcaagaacaagaggTACAGCTACCAGAATTGTTCTAACAGGAACCAGGGATTTTCCTATAGACAGAAGTGTAGAAAGAGAACATCAGACAAAGAAGTACAGAGTGAAGGTTCAGTCTCGATTGACGATGGAAGATATTGATTCATTGAAAAAGGACTTGGGTTCTGAACAGTTATCAACGGCTGCCACTTCAAGCTCTTCAAAAGTTTCTGATTCCCGGAAACGCAGAGCGAATCACCAAGCGAAAGGATCACCTGTAGGGTCCGTTTCATCATCTCCCATGAGGATGTTCATCACGAGTAAGGCTTCACATGCAAGAATGGAGAGTTCAgggaaagatgatgctaaatTGGAAGATATTGGAAATAGCCATATGGGTAATAGTACTGTTGATGTTCTGGAGGAATGTAGCCCCTACATGACTGAGAAGCATGCTGCATATTGCTCTGATGGCAAGGGTAGAGTGAGCAAGAAACACGTTTCTATGCCTAACGAACATAAATCTGCCAAAGATTCAACATTGCAATTTAAGGAGAATGCTGGTTTTAATACTCAAAGCGTAGAAGAGAAGATATCTGATCAACTGGGCACCAAGGAAGTCCTGAATTCAAAGATTGACCATAACTATCTTGACTCTAGTACTAAATCTTTCAAAACCAATCAAAAAGTTAGTAAGAAAGATCCCACACATTGTAGTGATACCAGGAGAGAGCACCGATTGAAGCATGATGGTGTTGGGTCAACTACAAAGTTGAATAGTGTATGCGACATGGAAGGAAAAGTTCTTACGAAGCAAAAACCTCCTCAGGAAATTGATGCTCGAATCGCAACAAATGGTAGATCAACTCAGACAGAATCCAGGGACCGAAGGTCACAAGTTGGTGCACATGCTGAAGATAAACTAGGCACATCAGTTATCAAGAGCAAACCTGCTTCAAGTTCCCAGAAAGGAAGTCTTAAAGATGTAGGGACTGCTAATACTTCTGTAAGTGCCAGAGTGTCAACTATGCTAAAAGATCCTGGCATTGGTGTGTGTCAAAATGTGAGTCACAACAGCATGGGGCATTTGGAGCCTGATCATTGTGTGGTGCAGGAACCTAGTGCTCCCACCCCCTCAAAAAGGGAGACCTCTTGTCAGACTGCTTCTACCGTCTTGAGAGAAGCTGAAGACCTTAGAGATGTTGCTGATCGTCTTAAG AACTCTGGATTTCATGCTGAATATAATGAAGCTTATTTCCAAGCGGCATTGAAGTTTCTTCAGGGTGCTTCACTTTTAGAAAGCTCAAATGGGGAAAGTGGCAAATCTGGGGAGATGAATCAAATACAAATCTATAGTATCACAGCCAAACTTTGCGA AACTTGTGCACTTGAATATGAGAAACGTGGTGAAGCTGCTACTGCTGCTTTGGCCTATAAGTGTATGGAGGTTGCATACATGAGGGTGGTATACTGCAAAAACATGAGTTCGAGTAGAATTTGGCATGATCTGCAAGCAAGTTTGCAAGTTCCCCATCAAG
- the LOC132034325 gene encoding cysteine-tryptophan domain-containing zinc finger protein 3-like isoform X2 has product MSKDEKLQSVLGHFRKDFEGGVFAENLGAKFGGYGSFLPTYQRSPTILSQPRTPQISQNQGASRSPNHLASEGPPQNSMAVSDPPPTRRNGTAGSARQDSCFSAQESNKFPAKHEVSMIKSLNPTDQRTLKLRIRVGSDKTAQKTTALHTSLGLISPSSSMENSPTESGEMLSKFQEIHSDSPSNILQTMTSFPVAGSVLLSPLHEKLLTLSRNEKCFVDNEHVAAAKDTNPQSVMSANGSTSRLEYGDVLIRKKTKSVGKSEYAEELNSEVRNDTISLFLQNLGTESLENRHCFSNDLNQRVLPDLVCDTHESVKVAGGAPEAVEDSEKDVPMKKREIKRLKDQLFGSDLDKDDSLESSSDLSGDKYDHQEVRSRSVELQFKSIQKNASFDSKEGGRSKCSRSVPSFRADSDVSESERDSSGAVSLRKKVVMKAASHKPDQPRMPHTEKQSSEGKKKLIEHQPGLKPAADVAEARGVSVTLKNKKSSKKDVRVAHVYDAQLEKPTNQLDSLSRPPGDKLKKSKLEACKGQQSSSAKSRQVQSKKVDSHVACVAPTKDPSAVDIKDAKELASEAEPPVAPVVIEEDWVACDKCETWRLLPYGTKPEHLPERWMCSMLYWLPGMNRCDISEGETTRALHALYQMPLPDNLNRLQNHAGRSAAGVVPADMHGLGSNSQNAGFDYMVNGGKKKHKLRETPNTSSNHGPLLTANSNLQHELVKRRNLKNVNQPVAESNSISKSNAQIPLKSSDVLGKHLNKPKERMANGDEKPKKKAKRESDQYDHRDLKKLKIKSDQAFVATREVVTGIQDYHESGNLKETKPELTERLQILEKKHGNRAQDSRNSGSIDVKTNIGREISVKKRKLRDQDYLMNSQSNDNHLGDSDGNAIVREVSGESGSRKQKKPKAFQSEKKESSTSRGEEKSRTRGTATRIVLTGTRDFPIDRSVEREHQTKKYRVKVQSRLTMEDIDSLKKDLGSEQLSTAATSSSSKVSDSRKRRANHQAKGSPVGSVSSSPMRMFITSKASHARMESSGKDDAKLEDIGNSHMGNSTVDVLEECSPYMTEKHAAYCSDGKGRVSKKHVSMPNEHKSAKDSTLQFKENAGFNTQSVEEKISDQLGTKEVLNSKIDHNYLDSSTKSFKTNQKVSKKDPTHCSDTRREHRLKHDGVGSTTKLNSVCDMEGKVLTKQKPPQEIDARIATNGRSTQTESRDRRSQVGAHAEDKLGTSVIKSKPASSSQKGSLKDVGTANTSVSARVSTMLKDPGIGVCQNVSHNSMGHLEPDHCVVQEPSAPTPSKRETSCQTASTVLREAEDLRDVADRLKNSGFHAEYNEAYFQAALKFLQGASLLESSNGESGKSGEMNQIQIYSITAKLCETCALEYEKRGEAATAALAYKCMEVAYMRVVYCKNMSSSRIWHDLQASLQVPHQGESPSSSASDVDNTNNQTVAEKTALSRGCSSLAGNHVIAPRNRPSFVRLLDFTKDVNSAMEASRKAQNAFAAATNLEEAENKDAIISVKRVIEFSFQDVEELIRLVKQAIEAINNNGFGGGRG; this is encoded by the exons ATGTCCAAG GATGAGAAGCTTCAAAGTGTTTTGGGTCATTTTCGGAAAGATTTTGAAGGAGGTGTTTTTGCTGAGAATTTGG GGGCAAAATTTGGTGGATATGGTTCGTTTTTACCTACTTATCAGCGCTCCCCTACAATTCTATCTCAGCCAAGAACTCCACAGATATCTCAAAATCAAGGCGCATCAAGATCGCCCAACCATTTGGCCTCCGAG GGGCCTCCTCAGAACTCTATGGCTGTGTCTGATCCTCCTCCAACTCGGAGGAATGGTACAGCTGGTTCTGCTAGACAAGATTCATGCTTTTCGGCCCAAGAATCTAATAAGTTCCCTGCAAAACATGAAGTTTCTATGATTAAGTCACTTAATCCAACTGATCAGAGAACACTCAAACTCCGGATTAGAGTTGGTTCTGATAAGACAGCTCAGAAGACTACTGCTTTACACACTAGTCTTGGGCTTATCTCTCCCTCTTCATCGATGGAAAATAGTCCTACTGAGAGTGGTGAGATGTTGtccaagtttcaagaaattCACAGTGATTCTCCATCCAACATCCTTCAG ACAATGACTTCTTTCCCAGTTGCTGGAAGCGTGCTGCTTTCACCTCTTCATGAGAAGTTATTGACTTtgtcaagaaatgaaaaatgtttCGTAGACAATGAGCATGTGGCTGCTGCAAAGGATACTAACCCTCAATCTGTCATGTCTGCCAATGGTTCAACTTCCAGGCTGGAATATGGGGATGTCTTGATCAGGAAGAAAACTAAATCAGTTGGTAAAAGTGAATATGCCGAGGAACTGAATTCAGAGGTCAGAAATGACACGATCTCCTTGTTTCTGCAAAACTTGGGAACTGAGAGCTTGGAAAACAGGCACTGCTTCTCAAATGACCTTAATCAGAGAGTCCTGCCTGATTTAGTATGTGATACTCATGAATCAGTGAAAGTTGCTGGTGGGGCACCTGAAGCTGTAGAAGACTCAGAGAAGGATGTTCCTATGAAGAAAAGGGAGATCAAACGACTTAAAGATCAATTGTTTGGTAGTGATTTGGATAAGGATGACTCGTTGGAATCTTCATCTGACCTAAGCGGTGACAAATATGATCACCAGGAAGTAAGAAGTAGATCAGTGGAACTCCAGTTTAAAAGCATTCAGAAAAATGCTTCTTTTGATAGCAAGGAAGGTGGCAGGAGCAAATGCAGCAGATCAGTTCCTTCATTTAGAGCTGATTCTGATGTATCCGAGAGTGAGAGGGATTCTAGTGGGGCTGTCTCTCTGCGAAAGAAAGTTGTTATGAAAGCTGCAAGCCATAAACCTGACCAACCTAGGATGCCTCACACAGAGAAGCAATCATCTGAAggcaaaaagaaattaatagaACATCAACCTGGTTTGAAGCCAGCTGCAGATGTGGCAGAGGCAAGAGGGGTTTCTGTTACTCTCAAGAACAAGAAGAGTTCTAAGAAGGATGTCCGCGTGGCTCATGTATATGATGCACAGTTAGAAAAACCCACAAATCAACTGGATTCTCTGAGTAGACCTCCAGGTGATAAGTTGAAGAAATCTAAACTGGAGGCATGTAAAGGACAACAGTCATCTTCTGCTAAATCAAGACAGGTGCAAAGCAAAAAAGTTGATAGTCATGTGGCATGTGTGGCCCCTACGAAGGATCCTTCAGCCGTGGACATAAAGGATGCGAAGGAGCTGGCATCTGAAGCTGAGCCACCAGTTGCTCCTGTTGTTATCGAAGAAGATTGGGTTGCCTGTGATAAATGTGAGACGTGGCGTCTTCTTCCATATGGTACAAAACCCGAGCATTTGCCTGAGAGGTGGATGTGCAGTATGTTATACTGGCT GCCTGGAATGAACCGTTGTGACATTAGTGAGGGGGAGACGACAAGAGCTCTGCATGCCTTGTACCAAATGCCCCTTCCTGATAACCTCAATAGGCTTCAAAATCATGCTGGTAGAAGTGCGGCTGGAGTAGTTCCAGCTGATATGCATGGGCTCGGCAGTAACAGTCAGAATGCGGGTTTTGATTACATGGTTAATGGAGGAAAGAAGAAACATAAATTAAGAGAGACACCAAATACAAGCAGCAATCATGGTCCATTGTTGACCGCAAACTCAAACTTGCAACATGAACTggtcaaaagaagaaatttgaagaatgtgaACCAACCTGTTGCTGAATCAAATTCAATTAGCAAATCCAATGCACAGATTCCCCTTAAGTCGTCTGATGTCCTTGGCAAACATCTGAACAAGCCGAAGGAGCGCATGGCTAATG GTGATGAAAAGCCAAAAAAGAAAGCCAAAAGGGAGTCCGATCAATATGATCACAGGGatctgaaaaaattaaaaatcaaaagtgaCCAAGCTTTTGTGGCAACTCGAGAAGTTGTGACCGGTATCCAGGACTACCATGAAAGTGGTAATTTGAAGGAGACAAAGCCTGAGCTGACAGAAAGGTTACAAATTTTGGAAAAGAAGCATGGCAATCGAGCCCAGGATTCAAGGAATAGTGGCTCGATTGACGTAAAAACCAATATTGGAAGAGAAATTTctgtaaagaaaagaaaattgaggGATCAAGACTATTTAATGAATTCACAAAGTAATGATAATCACTTGGGTGACAGTGATGGCAATGCAATTGTGAGGGAGGTTAGTGGTGAGAGTGGTTCCAGAAAGCAGAAGAAACCCAAGGCGTTCCAGTCTGAAAAAAAAGAGTCCAGTACAAGCAGGGGtgaagagaaatcaagaacaagaggTACAGCTACCAGAATTGTTCTAACAGGAACCAGGGATTTTCCTATAGACAGAAGTGTAGAAAGAGAACATCAGACAAAGAAGTACAGAGTGAAGGTTCAGTCTCGATTGACGATGGAAGATATTGATTCATTGAAAAAGGACTTGGGTTCTGAACAGTTATCAACGGCTGCCACTTCAAGCTCTTCAAAAGTTTCTGATTCCCGGAAACGCAGAGCGAATCACCAAGCGAAAGGATCACCTGTAGGGTCCGTTTCATCATCTCCCATGAGGATGTTCATCACGAGTAAGGCTTCACATGCAAGAATGGAGAGTTCAgggaaagatgatgctaaatTGGAAGATATTGGAAATAGCCATATGGGTAATAGTACTGTTGATGTTCTGGAGGAATGTAGCCCCTACATGACTGAGAAGCATGCTGCATATTGCTCTGATGGCAAGGGTAGAGTGAGCAAGAAACACGTTTCTATGCCTAACGAACATAAATCTGCCAAAGATTCAACATTGCAATTTAAGGAGAATGCTGGTTTTAATACTCAAAGCGTAGAAGAGAAGATATCTGATCAACTGGGCACCAAGGAAGTCCTGAATTCAAAGATTGACCATAACTATCTTGACTCTAGTACTAAATCTTTCAAAACCAATCAAAAAGTTAGTAAGAAAGATCCCACACATTGTAGTGATACCAGGAGAGAGCACCGATTGAAGCATGATGGTGTTGGGTCAACTACAAAGTTGAATAGTGTATGCGACATGGAAGGAAAAGTTCTTACGAAGCAAAAACCTCCTCAGGAAATTGATGCTCGAATCGCAACAAATGGTAGATCAACTCAGACAGAATCCAGGGACCGAAGGTCACAAGTTGGTGCACATGCTGAAGATAAACTAGGCACATCAGTTATCAAGAGCAAACCTGCTTCAAGTTCCCAGAAAGGAAGTCTTAAAGATGTAGGGACTGCTAATACTTCTGTAAGTGCCAGAGTGTCAACTATGCTAAAAGATCCTGGCATTGGTGTGTGTCAAAATGTGAGTCACAACAGCATGGGGCATTTGGAGCCTGATCATTGTGTGGTGCAGGAACCTAGTGCTCCCACCCCCTCAAAAAGGGAGACCTCTTGTCAGACTGCTTCTACCGTCTTGAGAGAAGCTGAAGACCTTAGAGATGTTGCTGATCGTCTTAAG AACTCTGGATTTCATGCTGAATATAATGAAGCTTATTTCCAAGCGGCATTGAAGTTTCTTCAGGGTGCTTCACTTTTAGAAAGCTCAAATGGGGAAAGTGGCAAATCTGGGGAGATGAATCAAATACAAATCTATAGTATCACAGCCAAACTTTGCGA AACTTGTGCACTTGAATATGAGAAACGTGGTGAAGCTGCTACTGCTGCTTTGGCCTATAAGTGTATGGAGGTTGCATACATGAGGGTGGTATACTGCAAAAACATGAGTTCGAGTAGAATTTGGCATGATCTGCAAGCAAGTTTGCAAGTTCCCCATCAAG